One Fibrobacter sp. genomic window carries:
- the ybeY gene encoding rRNA maturation RNase YbeY, protein MADPASSKKKKYKIDFLCEGDIEAFPWKAKFESMARKLLAEEGKEKNVNIVLCTDSFVREMNRDYRGLDKVTDVLSYEWHEEDFLGEIYIARDQVKRQAPEYGNTFYAELKRVIVHGLLHLSGYDHIKASDRKVMRKRECEFLGLDLYKERA, encoded by the coding sequence ATGGCAGACCCTGCTAGTAGTAAAAAGAAGAAATACAAGATTGATTTCCTGTGCGAGGGAGATATCGAGGCTTTCCCGTGGAAGGCCAAGTTTGAATCTATGGCGCGTAAGCTCCTCGCCGAAGAAGGGAAAGAGAAAAACGTAAACATCGTCCTCTGCACCGACAGCTTCGTGCGCGAGATGAACCGCGATTACCGCGGGCTCGACAAGGTGACGGACGTGCTTTCTTATGAATGGCACGAGGAGGACTTCTTGGGCGAAATCTATATCGCCCGTGACCAGGTGAAACGTCAGGCTCCCGAATACGGCAATACGTTCTATGCCGAACTGAAGCGCGTGATTGTCCACGGGCTTCTGCACCTGTCGGGCTACGACCACATCAAGGCCTCCGACCGCAAGGTCATGCGCAAGCGTGAATGCGAATTCCTCGGGCTCGACCTGTACAAGGAGCGTGCGTGA
- a CDS encoding FecR family protein, with translation MSFSGKIKAIMALLMATGTCAMAAKSTSARVIDRLGDAKFQKKTNIGEWNEIYVGTRVNERDQIHTGIESSVALVLSDGSTITVQEISLVEFTTLQIENGAQTVFTDVKTGKVRFNAQKQRSGGSFNFKTSTAIAAIRGTSGIFGQTPKATFMALANGNALLQTPQGLECEVNGGQTVYIRPDAKKCHTINAKSSGSNHFQELLEQLIDDPNKSDDQIIKEAQQADSEIQAEFEKIKDKFKCHFDSVKDTITANYLTITGSCSKGVSLTLDSKTFQDARRFEYTADWDAGISGEKKFPATCSVEIETKCQNTKKNSKASQTCKKQISADCGLITTYYQAQNLAPTDSLEITTPSPTTVCEPGAVTIEGRFDPTDTEGSLFVKIGEYKSKNLVPLSVNGEFEHTVSISDALHNWNEKEAVVEYTGKKKKYTKKLALNIKKNCPQVNQLPPVVSLIHSDSLKCEALFSLQGANDDLVFLSTEVDEVATKERSFTQDATFKVKLNPGIHNYTLMVKDQADNSSTTKHTFGCYPKNKPAITLSGASYELLRPPPPPPKVDKAVVYKTLRFRISNVVQQNPIHIAHIRVSMENSTLLDLRNDQITELDYSIPVELPYAKVSKVTILVEMKNGRKTTAVKTYEVN, from the coding sequence ATGTCATTTTCTGGGAAAATCAAGGCAATAATGGCCCTGCTCATGGCGACCGGAACGTGCGCCATGGCCGCCAAAAGCACCTCGGCCAGGGTCATAGACAGACTCGGTGACGCCAAGTTCCAAAAAAAGACCAATATTGGCGAATGGAACGAAATCTACGTGGGCACCCGGGTCAACGAAAGAGACCAGATCCACACCGGCATCGAATCCAGCGTCGCGTTGGTGCTTTCTGACGGAAGTACCATCACCGTCCAGGAGATTTCCCTCGTCGAGTTCACGACCCTCCAGATTGAGAACGGGGCGCAGACCGTATTCACCGACGTGAAGACCGGAAAGGTCCGGTTCAACGCCCAGAAGCAGCGTTCCGGAGGAAGCTTCAACTTCAAGACTTCCACAGCCATAGCCGCCATTCGCGGTACAAGCGGCATATTCGGCCAGACTCCGAAGGCCACCTTTATGGCGCTCGCAAACGGCAACGCCCTGCTCCAGACGCCCCAGGGTCTGGAATGCGAAGTGAACGGCGGCCAGACCGTGTACATCAGGCCCGATGCGAAGAAATGCCATACCATTAACGCGAAATCCTCGGGCAGCAACCATTTCCAGGAACTCCTCGAACAACTCATCGACGACCCGAACAAATCCGACGACCAGATCATAAAGGAAGCCCAGCAGGCCGACAGCGAAATCCAGGCTGAATTCGAGAAGATCAAGGACAAGTTCAAATGCCACTTCGATTCCGTCAAGGACACCATCACGGCAAACTACCTGACCATCACGGGTTCCTGCAGTAAAGGCGTCAGCCTCACCCTGGACAGCAAGACCTTCCAGGACGCAAGGCGTTTCGAATACACCGCGGATTGGGACGCGGGCATCAGCGGCGAAAAGAAATTCCCCGCCACCTGCAGCGTCGAAATCGAAACCAAATGCCAGAACACGAAAAAGAACAGCAAGGCCTCCCAGACATGCAAGAAGCAAATTTCGGCAGACTGCGGCCTGATTACCACGTACTACCAGGCACAGAATTTGGCACCCACGGATTCTCTCGAAATTACGACCCCCTCGCCCACCACGGTCTGCGAACCGGGAGCCGTGACCATAGAAGGAAGATTTGACCCGACCGACACCGAAGGTTCCCTCTTCGTAAAAATCGGGGAATACAAGTCGAAGAACCTCGTGCCCCTGAGCGTGAACGGAGAATTCGAGCACACCGTTTCCATCAGCGACGCCCTCCACAACTGGAACGAGAAAGAAGCCGTCGTGGAATACACCGGCAAGAAAAAGAAATACACCAAGAAGCTCGCGCTGAACATCAAGAAGAACTGCCCGCAGGTGAACCAGCTTCCGCCGGTAGTGTCCCTCATCCATTCCGACTCCCTCAAGTGCGAGGCGCTCTTCTCGCTCCAGGGCGCAAACGACGACCTGGTATTCCTTTCTACCGAAGTCGACGAAGTGGCCACAAAGGAACGATCTTTCACGCAAGACGCCACCTTCAAGGTGAAACTCAACCCGGGAATCCACAACTACACCCTCATGGTCAAGGACCAGGCGGACAACAGCAGCACCACAAAGCACACCTTCGGTTGCTACCCCAAGAACAAGCCGGCCATCACCTTATCGGGCGCCAGCTACGAACTCCTGCGTCCGCCTCCGCCTCCCCCGAAGGTGGACAAAGCAGTCGTCTACAAGACCTTGCGCTTCAGGATTTCAAATGTCGTACAGCAGAATCCCATCCACATCGCACACATCCGCGTTTCAATGGAAAATTCGACACTCCTCGATCTCCGCAACGACCAGATTACGGAACTGGACTACAGCATCCCAGTGGAACTTCCGTACGCAAAGGTATCCAAAGTGACGATTCTCGTTGAAATGAAGAATGGCCGGAAAACAACCGCCGTCAAGACTTACGAGGTCAACTAA
- a CDS encoding right-handed parallel beta-helix repeat-containing protein → MHLPCKSLLSTIAIGSAMIFAQTEAPIDSTAIADTASTSVPSISTEIKGEVHGFLKQDESPYLVTGDLIVAPNTSLLIEPGVELYFKPGTGLQVDNGQLVIAGSRMSPVRFLPASEDSKAGDWKGISITGEERAEIRNTHISGAAANIAVENGSVDLQKVSIENGIHGVYARNASVTANDCYFGGNQVGFLVSNYANVKIDRNAFEKNKVAILNSELAETKIISSRISNNETGVLNMGNTLVTLSKTKIAKNDVGVASAEILAPEIIESAKGNKKNISSEAEATMAVLPPVPEIPGIQARPFKASDRIISVSEKRLDELSKNDSSKTRWKIIGNAMIGLSYHIVNTTKNENDSLDIVDNDTILPGEKYKNTFQVPGLAGAASVFLMMQSTDGKTIEFNTDLSIDAWNHFAPNPVTLSYMDGFNKVTLGDFMQAGGETYMAGIPIFGADYTVSLLRNNANQPLFELNGFFGEAKRSLVEGARHPYIYNDYIEDGELQAQRIAYGGFIKWAPLRRFDIKAGVIYANDELEDPILRDGASSTWATNDPMQESVTFYADGNWLFFPGNIELNGQIAVGRADTTDAIRQRAINQVFYEAGLNPSSFNLLRQLMQNQSRINSLSDAELYSIFGENTTLSRSEMRESLRTLISEAKSVQKQEQDDRDEGRVMGLNWGSQNFAIGASLNWSTNKTSINTHIKYVGEDFYSAGSPDQLSDTREFGFRVDQHDIFGFWNLGFGYQMNVEKAAHEDKTNIFGLSEGSEWGLFGGTSDSWLEEHELDNDRTKYIQKVRIDNIFKMNKNLSASFSYNFEYMTQHRPFQLHASSNLEDGIYRDDWFSARKGRDSTLLVNKGDSTYVDSERWEEYMDLIEAPYLASCFQEKIFKNIWNAGATFRATKKSVIKANGIFAMRTDVSVFHKDELIKDMDLANSTWGKLGYYFSGANYFEQAYPISVTTIFPILQNRFAFTPRYKSYNRDDMSEIEYTVEEEIEVPFMNRFLVLDISSSFRYMNTDWNEEGKDFKETEMDILGNANLRVNHNKKFYTEWFAGTAIYLRPDNKSYQYSDIYMGVNAHYVF, encoded by the coding sequence ATGCACCTTCCCTGCAAGTCCCTCCTTTCGACCATCGCCATCGGGTCCGCCATGATTTTTGCGCAGACCGAAGCCCCGATCGATTCGACGGCAATTGCCGATACGGCATCCACGTCAGTTCCTTCCATAAGTACCGAAATTAAAGGCGAAGTCCACGGCTTCCTCAAGCAGGACGAATCGCCCTACCTCGTTACCGGCGACCTCATCGTCGCCCCGAACACGAGCCTCCTCATCGAACCCGGCGTTGAGCTCTACTTCAAGCCGGGAACCGGCCTCCAGGTGGACAACGGCCAGCTCGTCATCGCCGGCTCCAGGATGTCGCCCGTCAGGTTCCTTCCCGCAAGCGAAGACTCCAAGGCCGGGGACTGGAAGGGAATCTCCATTACGGGCGAAGAGAGGGCGGAAATTCGCAACACCCATATCAGCGGAGCGGCTGCAAATATAGCGGTCGAAAACGGCTCGGTAGACCTGCAAAAGGTCAGTATCGAAAATGGTATTCACGGCGTCTACGCACGCAACGCTAGCGTCACGGCGAACGACTGCTATTTCGGCGGAAACCAGGTCGGCTTCCTCGTTTCAAACTACGCCAATGTAAAGATAGACCGCAACGCCTTCGAAAAGAACAAGGTGGCCATCCTCAATTCCGAACTTGCAGAAACGAAAATCATCTCCAGCCGCATAAGCAACAACGAGACCGGCGTGCTCAACATGGGCAATACGCTTGTCACCCTGAGCAAGACCAAAATCGCCAAGAACGACGTCGGCGTCGCTTCGGCAGAAATTCTCGCACCCGAAATCATCGAATCGGCCAAGGGGAACAAGAAAAATATCAGCAGCGAGGCCGAAGCGACAATGGCGGTGTTGCCCCCGGTACCCGAGATTCCTGGAATACAGGCCCGTCCATTCAAGGCTTCGGACAGGATTATATCCGTCTCCGAAAAACGCCTAGATGAACTTTCGAAGAACGATTCCTCGAAAACGCGCTGGAAAATCATCGGCAACGCGATGATAGGCCTCTCGTACCACATCGTGAATACGACCAAGAACGAAAACGACAGCCTCGACATTGTCGATAACGACACCATCCTCCCGGGTGAAAAGTACAAGAATACCTTCCAGGTTCCAGGACTCGCCGGTGCCGCCAGCGTATTCCTGATGATGCAGTCAACCGACGGAAAGACAATCGAGTTCAACACCGACCTCAGCATCGACGCATGGAACCATTTCGCCCCGAACCCCGTAACCCTGAGCTACATGGACGGTTTCAACAAGGTAACCCTCGGCGACTTCATGCAAGCGGGCGGCGAAACATACATGGCCGGCATCCCGATCTTCGGTGCGGATTACACGGTCTCGCTCCTTAGGAACAATGCGAACCAGCCCCTGTTCGAACTCAACGGATTCTTCGGCGAAGCAAAGCGCAGCCTCGTGGAAGGCGCACGCCACCCCTACATCTACAACGATTATATTGAAGACGGAGAATTGCAGGCCCAGCGCATCGCCTATGGCGGATTCATCAAGTGGGCACCGCTGCGCCGCTTCGACATAAAGGCCGGCGTAATCTACGCGAACGACGAACTCGAGGACCCCATCCTGCGCGATGGTGCCAGCAGCACATGGGCGACGAATGACCCGATGCAGGAATCCGTCACGTTCTATGCCGACGGAAACTGGCTGTTCTTCCCGGGAAACATCGAACTCAACGGGCAGATTGCCGTAGGCCGAGCCGACACCACGGACGCCATCCGCCAGAGGGCAATCAACCAGGTGTTCTATGAAGCGGGACTCAATCCCTCATCGTTCAACTTGTTGCGCCAGCTGATGCAGAACCAGTCCAGAATCAACAGCCTCTCCGATGCGGAACTCTATTCCATCTTCGGTGAAAACACGACGCTCAGCAGGAGCGAAATGCGCGAATCCCTGCGCACGCTCATCAGCGAAGCTAAATCCGTACAGAAGCAAGAACAGGACGACCGCGACGAGGGACGCGTCATGGGCCTCAATTGGGGCAGCCAGAATTTCGCCATCGGCGCATCGCTCAACTGGAGCACTAACAAAACAAGCATAAATACCCACATCAAGTACGTGGGCGAAGATTTCTACAGCGCAGGCTCACCGGACCAGCTTTCGGACACGCGTGAATTCGGGTTTCGCGTAGACCAGCACGATATTTTCGGATTCTGGAACCTCGGATTTGGCTACCAGATGAACGTGGAAAAAGCGGCTCATGAAGACAAGACGAACATCTTCGGCCTGAGCGAAGGATCGGAATGGGGGCTGTTCGGCGGAACAAGCGATTCCTGGCTGGAAGAACACGAACTCGACAACGACCGCACAAAGTACATCCAGAAAGTGAGAATCGACAACATCTTCAAGATGAACAAGAACCTAAGCGCGAGTTTCTCGTACAACTTTGAATACATGACTCAGCACCGTCCGTTCCAGCTGCACGCCAGCAGCAACCTGGAAGACGGCATTTACAGGGACGACTGGTTCAGCGCCCGCAAGGGACGCGATTCGACATTGCTCGTGAACAAAGGCGATTCCACCTATGTCGACAGCGAAAGATGGGAAGAATACATGGATCTCATAGAAGCACCTTATCTCGCCTCGTGCTTCCAGGAAAAAATTTTCAAGAACATCTGGAATGCCGGCGCAACGTTCCGTGCAACAAAGAAATCCGTAATCAAGGCCAACGGCATATTCGCCATGCGCACCGACGTTTCCGTATTCCACAAGGACGAACTGATCAAGGACATGGATCTCGCGAACTCCACCTGGGGCAAGCTTGGATACTACTTCAGCGGAGCCAACTACTTTGAGCAGGCATATCCCATTTCCGTGACTACGATATTCCCTATACTGCAGAACCGTTTCGCCTTCACGCCCCGCTACAAGAGCTACAACCGCGATGACATGAGCGAAATCGAATACACGGTCGAAGAAGAAATCGAAGTTCCGTTCATGAACCGCTTCCTGGTGCTGGACATCTCTTCTTCGTTCCGCTACATGAACACGGACTGGAACGAAGAGGGCAAGGACTTCAAGGAAACCGAAATGGACATCCTCGGCAACGCAAACCTGCGCGTAAACCACAACAAGAAGTTCTACACGGAATGGTTCGCGGGAACGGCCATCTATCTCAGGCCCGACAACAAGAGCTACCAGTACAGCGACATCTACATGGGTGTGAACGCCCATTATGTATTCTGA
- a CDS encoding NAD(P)/FAD-dependent oxidoreductase produces MFTYRYRELPVALEKKGEIRGALARELRLHPEKIFNLEVERFALDSRRKGAPHWSYNVIFDVERPLRASGNAARGLIEAKRERESLESDPLAGSVLMAPHVDIIGAGPAGLWAALHLLRRGFSVDLYEQGKPVEERFRDIRRFFADRIFNEHSNVLFGEGGAGAFSDGKLNTRSRNIYSETVLRDMVDFGVDESVVTFAKPHIGTDRLVLMLRKIRAEIARLGGKIHFDTALEDVEIKDGRICAIKINELNSATRWQPCEALVLATGHSARGIYELLAARGVTLESKAFAMGVRVEHPQTLINLRQLGKGVDTRLTGAAEYFLATPTLNKTSSAYSFCMCPGGVLVPCASEPGTLATNGMSYSRRNGHTANGAIVVPVEASETTFGGLDFQRKTERDAFEVGGKGYAAPAQTIKAFLAHRADKSLPKSTYPCGLAACNMWDWLDKKICNSLAEGFQNFDRKIPGFIEQGLIVAPETRTSSPVRITRNNDTLESVNTQGLFVLGEGAGYSGGIVTSAADGVRLAVRAKKSK; encoded by the coding sequence ATGTTCACGTACCGCTACAGAGAACTGCCGGTCGCTCTCGAAAAGAAGGGCGAAATTCGCGGGGCGCTCGCCCGCGAACTCAGGCTGCATCCCGAAAAAATTTTCAATCTCGAGGTGGAGCGGTTCGCGCTGGACAGCCGCCGCAAGGGAGCGCCGCACTGGAGCTACAACGTCATCTTCGACGTGGAACGTCCGCTTCGCGCTTCGGGCAATGCGGCCCGCGGGCTAATCGAGGCCAAGCGGGAACGCGAATCCCTGGAAAGCGATCCGCTGGCAGGGAGCGTTTTGATGGCACCGCACGTGGACATCATCGGGGCGGGCCCCGCAGGGCTGTGGGCAGCCCTCCACCTGCTGCGTCGCGGATTTTCCGTAGATTTGTACGAGCAGGGCAAACCCGTAGAAGAGCGGTTCCGCGACATCCGCAGGTTCTTCGCCGACAGAATCTTCAACGAGCATTCCAACGTACTGTTCGGCGAAGGCGGGGCCGGCGCATTCAGTGACGGCAAGCTCAATACCCGCAGCCGCAATATATACTCCGAGACAGTCCTGCGCGACATGGTGGATTTCGGGGTCGACGAAAGCGTCGTGACATTCGCAAAGCCGCATATCGGGACCGACAGGCTCGTGCTGATGCTGAGAAAAATCCGTGCGGAAATTGCACGCCTCGGCGGGAAAATCCACTTCGATACCGCGCTGGAAGACGTGGAGATAAAGGATGGCAGGATTTGCGCGATAAAAATAAATGAATTAAACAGCGCCACCCGCTGGCAGCCGTGCGAAGCGCTGGTTCTTGCCACGGGACATTCCGCACGCGGAATATACGAACTCCTAGCAGCCCGCGGGGTAACGCTCGAAAGCAAGGCGTTCGCGATGGGCGTGCGCGTGGAGCACCCGCAAACGCTTATCAACCTCCGGCAACTCGGGAAAGGCGTAGACACACGCCTCACGGGAGCTGCGGAATACTTCCTCGCGACCCCGACGCTAAACAAGACGAGCAGCGCCTACAGTTTCTGCATGTGCCCGGGCGGAGTTCTTGTTCCCTGCGCCTCTGAGCCGGGGACGCTCGCCACCAACGGCATGAGCTACAGCCGCCGCAACGGGCATACCGCAAACGGGGCGATTGTCGTGCCCGTAGAAGCAAGCGAAACAACCTTCGGCGGGCTCGATTTCCAGCGTAAAACAGAACGCGACGCATTCGAGGTCGGCGGGAAAGGCTACGCCGCGCCCGCACAGACCATCAAGGCTTTCCTCGCCCACCGCGCCGACAAGAGCCTGCCCAAATCCACGTACCCCTGCGGGCTTGCCGCCTGCAACATGTGGGATTGGCTCGACAAGAAAATCTGCAATTCGCTCGCGGAAGGCTTCCAGAATTTTGACCGCAAGATTCCGGGATTTATAGAACAGGGCCTGATTGTGGCCCCCGAAACACGCACGAGTTCACCGGTACGCATCACGCGCAATAACGACACGCTTGAAAGCGTCAACACGCAGGGGCTTTTCGTGCTCGGTGAAGGCGCCGGCTATTCCGGCGGAATCGTCACAAGCGCCGCCGACGGCGTAAGACTCGCTGTCCGCGCGAAAAAGAGCAAATAA
- a CDS encoding YbjQ family protein: protein MQLVTTDFITGKEIQTIQMVKGSVVFSKNVVRDVFAGLKTLVGGEIAGYTEMLNDARNIATKRMVNEASHLGADAIVNVRFMTSSVMAGASEIIVYGTAVKFK from the coding sequence ATGCAATTAGTGACGACCGATTTTATTACGGGCAAGGAAATTCAGACCATCCAGATGGTCAAGGGCAGCGTCGTGTTCAGCAAGAACGTGGTTCGCGATGTATTTGCTGGCCTCAAGACGCTTGTTGGCGGCGAGATTGCTGGCTATACCGAAATGCTGAATGACGCCCGCAATATTGCGACGAAGCGTATGGTGAACGAAGCTTCCCATCTCGGCGCCGATGCCATTGTGAATGTCCGCTTTATGACATCTTCCGTGATGGCGGGGGCTTCCGAAATTATCGTTTACGGCACTGCCGTGAAGTTTAAGTAG
- a CDS encoding cytochrome c biogenesis protein — protein MKFTAALLVAFLILTFWGVLAQANAEEAGLSASVAVDRFFDSFFVWAMGVVPLPAFKSVAIAACVNLVASMVYRLPRGWKNAGLWLMHVALLVLLAGGVVGSAAKREYNGFAVVPSGSAVEQDALQELSAGTDVPAQNVKFFAAEDSLGKEQVDGIPLQGGWPYYVQYRGSMEMAPGKNIAMYKAFYDPFHLVPYVFMVLFLLGAVFHYAVKVRASRKGGSRTEYSREESSRTEYSDGVEKIVPLLALVMLAVPMNARADEIPSDALVTFSVRRDASVIVWEGLKTDSPVLVDSAIRPFDSFARGFLDDLSGRVTYKCREGEPCCEKMGVGKVAARNVVRQILLYPEEAARLAFFKVLRSDVLEALRLPSDSRYVSYAELAPSRDLLELYASRNDDHPATVEMKRLYSNVLQYESVANRTAFSIVSGEPMKADSNQRSVEVFYHSVNLTLWSFVVAFMACLLSLLNLIFKKRQLDVVANVACIAAAGILAVLFALRTYVASRVPLSSLYEIVLLVSMLLMAFESGAFIFCKRRTFTLMIPVMCMAAALLFFAKFVLEPGDTFRPIPAVLNSSVFLTVHVFTIALGFAGMILSGVIAHVALFREAVAGKTCGLLAGNSHDALAREQDGAGTPLDSLLYGTLVFGAVFTIIGTLLGGVWADFAWGRFWGFDPKECGALFVILWAMLALHLRAGRLVSRRGFTLFNSFNVVVTFLCWFGVNLLGVGLHSYGFQSGTALWLGIFVLVDVLFIVLIGRFVKRSAV, from the coding sequence TTGAAATTTACCGCGGCGTTGCTGGTCGCGTTCCTGATTCTTACGTTCTGGGGCGTGCTTGCGCAGGCGAATGCGGAAGAGGCGGGGTTGTCGGCGTCGGTTGCCGTGGACCGCTTCTTTGACAGTTTCTTCGTGTGGGCCATGGGCGTGGTTCCGCTCCCTGCGTTCAAGAGCGTCGCGATTGCTGCGTGCGTAAACCTTGTCGCCTCCATGGTGTACCGCTTGCCCCGCGGGTGGAAGAATGCGGGTCTCTGGCTAATGCATGTCGCCCTGCTCGTTTTGCTTGCGGGTGGTGTCGTCGGGAGTGCCGCAAAGCGGGAGTACAACGGGTTCGCGGTCGTGCCCTCGGGCTCGGCGGTGGAACAAGATGCTCTGCAGGAACTTTCCGCCGGTACGGACGTTCCCGCGCAGAATGTGAAGTTCTTTGCTGCCGAAGACAGCCTGGGCAAGGAACAGGTGGATGGAATTCCGCTGCAGGGAGGCTGGCCCTATTACGTGCAATACCGCGGGAGCATGGAAATGGCGCCGGGCAAAAACATCGCGATGTACAAGGCGTTTTACGACCCGTTCCATTTGGTGCCTTATGTGTTCATGGTGCTGTTTCTGTTGGGGGCGGTGTTCCATTATGCGGTGAAGGTGCGTGCGTCTCGGAAAGGTGGTTCTCGAACGGAATATTCTCGGGAGGAATCTTCCCGGACAGAATATTCTGATGGGGTCGAAAAAATCGTGCCGCTTCTGGCGCTTGTGATGCTTGCGGTGCCGATGAATGCGCGTGCGGATGAGATCCCGAGTGATGCCTTGGTAACGTTCTCGGTGAGGCGCGACGCCTCGGTGATTGTCTGGGAAGGCCTGAAGACGGATTCCCCCGTGCTGGTAGATTCTGCTATTCGCCCGTTCGATTCGTTTGCCCGCGGGTTCCTCGATGATTTGAGCGGGCGCGTTACTTACAAGTGCCGGGAAGGGGAACCATGTTGCGAAAAAATGGGTGTGGGGAAGGTTGCCGCAAGGAACGTCGTAAGGCAGATTCTGCTTTACCCGGAAGAAGCTGCCCGTCTGGCATTTTTTAAAGTTCTCCGCAGCGATGTCCTGGAAGCATTGCGCTTGCCGAGCGATTCGCGTTATGTTAGCTATGCGGAGTTGGCGCCGTCGCGCGACTTGCTGGAACTCTATGCGAGCAGAAACGACGACCATCCGGCGACAGTCGAGATGAAGCGGCTTTATTCGAACGTTTTGCAGTATGAATCTGTCGCGAATCGGACTGCGTTTTCGATTGTTTCCGGCGAGCCTATGAAAGCGGATTCAAACCAGCGCTCGGTAGAGGTCTTCTACCACAGTGTGAATTTGACCTTGTGGAGTTTTGTGGTGGCCTTTATGGCATGCCTGCTTTCGCTGCTGAACCTTATTTTCAAGAAGCGGCAACTTGATGTCGTAGCGAATGTGGCGTGTATCGCTGCTGCGGGAATTCTCGCTGTTTTGTTCGCTCTGCGCACTTATGTTGCTTCCCGCGTTCCGCTTTCTAGTTTGTACGAAATTGTGTTGCTTGTATCGATGCTCCTGATGGCGTTCGAGTCCGGAGCATTCATATTCTGCAAACGCCGGACCTTTACGCTCATGATTCCCGTGATGTGCATGGCGGCGGCCCTCCTGTTCTTCGCGAAGTTCGTGCTGGAGCCGGGCGATACGTTCAGGCCGATTCCTGCCGTATTGAATTCCTCAGTATTCCTTACGGTTCATGTGTTCACGATTGCGCTCGGGTTCGCGGGCATGATCCTTTCGGGCGTCATTGCCCATGTGGCGCTGTTCCGCGAGGCGGTTGCCGGTAAAACCTGCGGGCTGCTTGCGGGCAATTCGCATGATGCCTTGGCGCGGGAACAGGACGGTGCGGGTACTCCGCTGGATTCCCTCCTGTACGGCACGCTCGTATTCGGCGCTGTCTTTACCATAATAGGCACGCTCCTGGGCGGCGTGTGGGCGGATTTCGCATGGGGGCGTTTCTGGGGGTTCGACCCGAAGGAATGCGGCGCGTTGTTCGTAATCCTGTGGGCGATGCTCGCGCTTCATCTGCGCGCGGGCCGTCTCGTGTCGCGGCGCGGGTTTACGTTGTTCAATAGCTTCAATGTGGTGGTGACGTTCCTCTGCTGGTTCGGCGTGAATTTGCTCGGGGTAGGGCTGCACAGTTACGGGTTCCAGAGCGGAACTGCTTTGTGGCTCGGTATTTTTGTGCTCGTCGATGTGCTTTTCATCGTGCTTATTGGGCGCTTTGTCAAGAGAAGCGCTGTGTAA
- a CDS encoding metallophosphoesterase encodes MNPSIDFIGDIHGHCSELRLLLKKLGYEETQGAFRYPGGERTVVFLGDYIDRGNEARDTVNLVRAMRDAGSAVALMGNHEFNALCFWQLNGAGGSHVIHCIRGGYLREHSFNKVAIHAKTVESYKGRKAEFEEMLDFFKTLPFYIEAETFRAQHACFDAGAAAKLAGENVRCFADGNYDELLARANDQFHEYSDSLFDPINLFLKGPEMDLPEGITFRDGEGVLRKRARIRWWIDPKGTTMRELSFQPGVELPACDVPAEVLGRSFYGEKERPVFFGHYWLTGLPRLIRDNVCCVDFSVAGYRGDGRLVAYRFDGEQKLDESKFVWVEAI; translated from the coding sequence ATGAACCCATCCATCGACTTTATCGGCGATATCCATGGCCACTGCTCCGAACTGCGGCTTCTTTTGAAGAAGCTGGGGTACGAAGAAACGCAGGGCGCCTTCCGCTATCCGGGCGGAGAGCGTACCGTCGTGTTCCTGGGCGACTACATCGATCGAGGGAACGAGGCCCGCGATACGGTGAACCTGGTGCGTGCCATGCGCGATGCGGGTTCTGCCGTTGCCCTGATGGGTAACCACGAGTTCAATGCGCTTTGCTTTTGGCAGTTGAACGGCGCGGGCGGATCGCACGTGATTCACTGCATCCGCGGGGGCTACCTGCGCGAACATAGCTTCAACAAGGTGGCGATTCACGCGAAGACCGTCGAAAGTTACAAGGGCCGTAAGGCGGAATTCGAGGAAATGCTTGATTTTTTCAAGACGCTCCCGTTCTATATAGAAGCGGAGACGTTCCGGGCGCAGCATGCCTGCTTTGATGCGGGTGCAGCCGCGAAACTGGCGGGCGAAAACGTGCGCTGCTTTGCCGACGGGAACTATGACGAGCTGCTAGCCCGTGCGAACGACCAGTTCCACGAGTATAGCGATTCGCTTTTTGACCCGATAAACCTCTTCTTGAAGGGGCCCGAGATGGACCTGCCCGAGGGAATCACGTTCCGCGATGGCGAAGGCGTTCTCCGCAAGCGGGCGCGAATCCGGTGGTGGATAGACCCGAAGGGAACGACGATGCGGGAACTCTCCTTCCAGCCGGGAGTGGAACTGCCTGCCTGCGATGTGCCAGCGGAAGTTCTCGGGCGTAGCTTCTATGGTGAAAAAGAGCGTCCCGTATTTTTCGGGCACTACTGGCTGACGGGGCTCCCGAGGCTCATTCGCGACAATGTGTGCTGCGTTGATTTTAGCGTGGCGGGCTACCGCGGCGATGGCCGGCTTGTGGCGTACCGCTTCGACGGTGAGCAGAAACTCGACGAAAGCAAGTTCGTGTGGGTGGAGGCAATCTAG